A single Leptolyngbya ohadii IS1 DNA region contains:
- a CDS encoding TldD/PmbA family protein translates to MISELQQILDRLDVSADWVGLRTVKETVSHRGMQDGIPRSNSKSASQGVMVEVLVNGQIGYGATNSLQLEDLQAAAKAAAAQAKAASQWAVYPMGATVRPKVVGQYSSPYVKPFDALSAGEINQILAQACQTMKVSEAIVQTRAMAVTNETESWFVSSNGSEVYQKFMLLETHFGATAQEGSVVQQRSDNGYLARCYQGGWELLPIDSLQARAYQIGAQAIELLTAEECPTTKTMLVLAPDQMMLQIHESVGHPLELDRILGDERNYAGGSFVKPPDFGKLSYGSKLMNITFNPTVPGEFASYDFDDTGAPAKKEFLIQDGILQRGLGSLESQARLGVDGVACARASSWNRPPIDRMANLNLEAGTDSFPDLIQDIESGVYMESNRSWSIDDQRYKFQFGCEYARLIENGQLTKTLRNPNYRATTPEFWHSLVKIGDESTWQIYGTPMCGKGEPNQAIRVGHGSPICVFKDVEVFGGGA, encoded by the coding sequence ATGATTTCTGAACTGCAACAAATCCTCGATCGGCTTGATGTTTCGGCGGATTGGGTTGGACTGCGAACGGTGAAGGAAACGGTGAGCCATCGGGGAATGCAGGACGGAATTCCTCGCAGCAATTCTAAGTCCGCCAGCCAGGGGGTGATGGTGGAAGTGCTGGTGAACGGTCAAATTGGCTACGGGGCAACCAACTCACTTCAGCTCGAAGACTTACAGGCGGCAGCAAAGGCAGCAGCAGCTCAGGCAAAAGCCGCCAGCCAGTGGGCAGTGTATCCAATGGGGGCAACGGTGCGTCCCAAAGTGGTGGGGCAGTATAGTTCGCCCTATGTGAAGCCCTTTGATGCCCTGAGTGCCGGGGAAATTAATCAGATTTTGGCGCAGGCTTGCCAGACGATGAAAGTCTCGGAGGCGATCGTTCAGACCCGCGCAATGGCAGTTACTAACGAAACCGAATCCTGGTTTGTCAGCAGCAACGGTTCTGAGGTCTATCAGAAATTTATGCTGCTCGAAACCCACTTTGGGGCGACGGCTCAGGAGGGCAGCGTGGTTCAGCAGCGCAGCGATAACGGCTATCTGGCACGGTGCTACCAGGGCGGCTGGGAACTGCTGCCGATCGACTCCCTTCAGGCAAGGGCGTATCAGATTGGGGCGCAGGCGATCGAGCTTTTAACGGCAGAGGAATGTCCCACCACAAAAACCATGCTGGTGCTGGCTCCCGATCAGATGATGCTGCAAATCCACGAAAGCGTTGGGCATCCCCTGGAACTCGATCGCATCCTGGGCGACGAACGCAACTATGCAGGCGGCAGCTTTGTCAAACCCCCGGATTTCGGCAAGTTGTCCTACGGCTCCAAGCTAATGAACATCACGTTCAATCCCACCGTGCCGGGCGAGTTTGCCAGCTATGATTTTGATGACACAGGCGCACCCGCCAAGAAGGAATTTCTGATTCAGGACGGCATTTTGCAGCGGGGCTTAGGCAGTCTGGAAAGTCAGGCGCGACTGGGGGTAGATGGCGTTGCCTGTGCGCGGGCTTCCTCCTGGAACCGTCCACCGATCGATCGGATGGCAAACCTGAATTTAGAAGCGGGCACGGATTCCTTCCCGGATCTGATTCAGGACATCGAATCCGGCGTATATATGGAATCGAACCGCTCCTGGTCGATCGACGATCAGCGATACAAATTCCAGTTCGGCTGCGAGTATGCCCGCCTGATCGAAAACGGTCAGCTCACCAAAACCCTGCGAAACCCCAACTATCGCGCCACCACGCCGGAATTCTGGCACAGCCTGGTCAAAATCGGCGACGAATCTACCTGGCAAATCTACGGCACGCCCATGTGCGGCAAAGGCGAACCCAACCAGGCAATCCGCGTCGGTCACGGTTCCCCCATTTGTGTCTTCAAGGACGTGGAAGTCTTCGGCGGCGGCGCATAA
- a CDS encoding TMEM175 family protein has protein sequence MMSKGRLEAFSDAVVAIIITIMVLELKIPHGTDFAALRPLIPIFLSYVLSFIYLGIYWNNHHHLLQVVRHVNGSILWANLHLLFWLSLLPFVTGWAGENHFEPLPVALYGTVLLMAAIAYYILTRVLITSHGNESPLATAIGEDFKGKVSMAVYALAVPFAFVLPWFSSLLYVAVAGMWLIPDRRIERALSQTGA, from the coding sequence ATGATGAGCAAGGGAAGGCTCGAAGCGTTCAGCGATGCGGTGGTCGCCATTATTATTACGATCATGGTGCTGGAGCTAAAAATTCCGCATGGAACTGATTTTGCGGCACTGCGTCCCCTGATTCCGATATTCCTCAGCTATGTGTTGAGCTTTATATATCTTGGGATCTACTGGAATAACCATCATCATTTGCTACAGGTGGTACGGCACGTTAACGGTTCCATCCTCTGGGCGAATCTGCATTTGCTGTTCTGGCTATCGCTGCTGCCGTTCGTGACTGGATGGGCAGGTGAGAATCATTTTGAACCTTTACCCGTTGCCCTGTATGGCACGGTTTTGCTGATGGCGGCGATCGCCTACTACATCCTCACCCGCGTCCTCATCACCTCCCACGGAAACGAGTCTCCCCTTGCCACTGCGATCGGCGAAGACTTTAAGGGCAAAGTGTCGATGGCGGTCTATGCCCTGGCAGTTCCGTTTGCCTTTGTGCTGCCCTGGTTTTCCAGCCTGCTCTATGTTGCCGTTGCCGGGATGTGGCTGATTCCCGATCGCCGGATTGAGCGAGCTTTGAGTCAAACCGGAGCATAG
- the ispD gene encoding 2-C-methyl-D-erythritol 4-phosphate cytidylyltransferase produces the protein MYLLIPAAGSGRRMGSDRNKLLLPLLGQSVIAWTLLAAKQSTHIRWIGIVCQPHDWQDFKDIVADLGLSKMVHFIQGGSTRQESVYNGLKGLPAVADQVLIHDGARCLATPELFDRCAETLQTCKGLIAAVPVKDTIKVVNPANKIIESTPDRANLWAAQTPQGFVVEDLLRCHEEGIRQGWEVTDDAALFEQCGLPVQIVEGEETNLKVTTPVDLTIAEFILRQRSSANGSAKGEG, from the coding sequence GTGTATCTTCTCATTCCCGCAGCCGGATCGGGTCGGCGTATGGGGAGCGATCGCAATAAACTGCTTTTGCCGCTCCTGGGTCAATCTGTAATCGCCTGGACGCTGCTTGCCGCAAAACAATCCACTCACATTCGCTGGATTGGGATTGTCTGCCAACCGCACGACTGGCAGGACTTCAAGGATATCGTGGCGGATCTGGGACTGTCGAAGATGGTGCATTTTATCCAGGGTGGCTCAACTCGCCAGGAATCGGTTTATAACGGCTTAAAGGGCTTGCCTGCGGTTGCCGATCAGGTTCTGATCCATGACGGTGCGCGATGTTTAGCCACGCCTGAACTATTCGATCGCTGTGCCGAGACGCTGCAAACCTGCAAAGGACTGATTGCCGCCGTTCCAGTCAAGGACACGATTAAGGTCGTCAATCCGGCAAATAAAATTATTGAATCCACGCCCGATCGCGCCAACCTCTGGGCAGCCCAAACGCCGCAGGGCTTTGTGGTAGAGGATTTACTGCGCTGTCACGAAGAGGGCATTCGCCAGGGCTGGGAAGTGACGGACGACGCGGCATTGTTTGAGCAGTGCGGTCTCCCCGTGCAGATTGTGGAAGGTGAAGAAACCAATCTGAAGGTGACAACTCCGGTGGATCTGACGATCGCCGAGTTTATTTTGCGTCAGCGAAGTTCTGCAAACGGTTCTGCGAAGGGCGAAGGGTAA
- a CDS encoding DUF2584 family protein yields the protein MGMPCEVNSILKLDLDELSLSTLKSDSFHHATKKGYRILPIDVPIQLVDQNWLAHADIVISQLVWENQLTRVTYKVHRLYAEPFSVKG from the coding sequence ATGGGAATGCCCTGCGAAGTTAACAGTATTCTCAAGCTGGATCTGGACGAACTCTCTCTCAGTACGCTCAAGTCGGACAGCTTTCACCATGCAACCAAAAAGGGCTATCGGATTTTGCCGATCGACGTTCCGATTCAGTTAGTCGATCAAAATTGGCTTGCCCATGCGGACATCGTGATTAGTCAGCTTGTTTGGGAGAATCAGCTAACCCGTGTAACGTACAAGGTGCATCGGCTCTACGCGGAGCCTTTTTCGGTAAAGGGGTAG
- a CDS encoding TldD/PmbA family protein: MEPTFDRLITQLRSLLTAEEFFKLTLSGEQSQFVRFNHAKVRQTGNVRDGGISLTLIQNGRTASRRLDFTGSWETDWYQVKDALEDLRQELPQLPEDPYLVIPDGKATSRDVQTGKLLEPEAIVDAILPEVSGLDFTGIYGGGSIFRGYADSAGQKHWFATDSFALDYSLFTADGQAVKGTFAGNQWDQTAYAAKLTESKHQLDRLAQTPKPIPRGQYRTYLAPAAVADLISMFSWGGVSEAALQKGGSALGMLQRGEKQLSVQFNLNEDFSRGLVPRFNEWGEVAPIDLPLIQAGKLVNTLISSRSAKEYGKTANGASGGEGLRSPSVSPGSLSNSDILKALDTGLYLSNLHYLNWSDRPSGRITGMTRYACFWVEKGEIVAPIENLRFDETLYRFFGENLLALTDTQEFIPEVGTYGGRSVGGLWVPGALVEGFTYTL; this comes from the coding sequence ATGGAACCGACCTTCGATCGCCTCATCACCCAACTCCGATCGCTCCTGACTGCGGAAGAATTCTTCAAGCTCACCCTCAGCGGAGAACAGAGCCAGTTTGTTCGATTTAATCACGCAAAAGTTCGGCAGACGGGTAATGTGCGCGACGGCGGGATCTCCCTGACCCTCATCCAGAACGGACGCACCGCTTCGAGACGGCTGGATTTTACGGGCAGTTGGGAAACGGACTGGTATCAGGTTAAGGACGCTCTGGAGGATTTGCGACAGGAGCTTCCCCAGCTTCCAGAAGACCCCTATCTCGTAATCCCCGACGGTAAAGCCACCAGCCGCGATGTGCAGACGGGCAAGCTCTTAGAGCCAGAGGCGATCGTGGATGCGATTCTGCCGGAGGTGTCGGGGCTGGATTTTACGGGTATCTATGGCGGCGGCTCAATTTTTCGCGGCTATGCGGACTCCGCCGGGCAAAAACACTGGTTTGCCACCGATTCCTTTGCTCTGGACTACTCTCTGTTTACCGCAGACGGTCAAGCTGTGAAGGGCACCTTCGCCGGAAATCAGTGGGATCAGACTGCCTATGCCGCGAAGCTCACCGAATCCAAACATCAGCTCGATCGGCTTGCCCAAACTCCGAAACCAATTCCGCGCGGGCAGTACCGTACCTACCTGGCTCCGGCGGCGGTGGCAGACTTAATCAGTATGTTTTCCTGGGGTGGGGTCAGTGAGGCGGCGCTCCAGAAAGGTGGCAGTGCCCTAGGAATGCTTCAGCGGGGCGAAAAGCAGCTCTCCGTACAGTTCAACCTCAACGAGGACTTCAGCCGGGGATTGGTGCCGCGCTTTAACGAATGGGGCGAAGTTGCGCCGATCGACCTACCCCTGATTCAGGCGGGCAAACTGGTCAACACGCTAATCAGCTCCCGCTCTGCTAAGGAATACGGCAAAACGGCAAATGGAGCCAGCGGCGGCGAAGGACTGCGATCGCCCTCAGTCTCACCCGGATCACTATCAAATTCAGATATTCTCAAGGCGCTGGATACCGGACTGTATCTGTCTAACCTGCACTACCTCAACTGGAGCGATCGACCCAGCGGACGGATTACGGGTATGACGCGCTACGCCTGCTTTTGGGTGGAAAAGGGCGAGATCGTTGCGCCGATCGAAAATCTGCGGTTTGACGAAACCCTCTATCGCTTCTTTGGCGAGAATCTGCTGGCACTCACGGACACGCAGGAATTTATTCCCGAAGTGGGCACCTATGGCGGTCGAAGTGTGGGCGGTCTGTGGGTTCCGGGTGCGCTGGTAGAAGGCTTTACCTATACGCTGTAG
- a CDS encoding MBL fold metallo-hydrolase, translating into MAHLTERRSENVSGNFYVDRTCIDCDTCRWMAPEVFADIGDQSAVYHQPATETEHLKAMQALLSCPTASIGTVEKPTDILQIQASFPIPIAENVYHCGYHAENSFGAASYLIQRSEGNILVDSPRFAPPLVKQIEKMGGIRHLYLTHRDDVADHQKFHDHFGCDRILHQAEINHGTQNVEIQLSDNNPFALADDLLIIPVPGHTRGHTVLLYDNRFLFTGDHLAWSSELGHLYAFRRACWYSWTELRRSMQNLAKYSFEWVLPGHGRRYHADRLTMQQQMQQCLEWMATQ; encoded by the coding sequence ATGGCACACCTCACCGAAAGACGATCGGAAAACGTAAGCGGTAACTTCTACGTCGATCGCACCTGTATTGACTGCGATACCTGTCGCTGGATGGCTCCGGAAGTGTTTGCCGATATTGGCGATCAGTCGGCAGTGTATCATCAGCCCGCTACGGAAACCGAGCATTTGAAGGCAATGCAGGCGTTGCTCTCCTGTCCCACTGCTTCGATCGGGACAGTGGAGAAACCGACGGATATTTTGCAAATCCAGGCAAGCTTCCCGATCCCGATTGCCGAAAATGTTTATCACTGTGGCTATCACGCTGAGAATTCCTTTGGCGCTGCCAGCTACTTAATTCAGCGTTCCGAGGGCAATATCCTGGTGGATTCTCCCCGGTTTGCTCCGCCTCTTGTTAAACAGATTGAAAAAATGGGTGGCATTCGGCATCTGTACCTGACCCATCGCGATGATGTTGCCGATCACCAAAAGTTTCACGATCACTTTGGCTGCGATCGCATCTTGCATCAGGCAGAAATCAATCACGGGACTCAAAACGTAGAAATTCAGCTTTCTGACAATAATCCTTTTGCCTTAGCCGATGATTTGCTGATTATTCCCGTTCCTGGTCACACCAGAGGGCATACGGTGTTGCTCTACGACAATCGCTTTTTGTTCACCGGAGATCATCTGGCGTGGTCATCAGAACTAGGTCATCTGTATGCGTTTCGGCGTGCCTGCTGGTACTCCTGGACAGAATTAAGGCGATCGATGCAGAATTTAGCAAAATACTCCTTTGAATGGGTGTTACCCGGTCATGGTCGCCGTTACCATGCCGATCGTTTAACCATGCAGCAGCAGATGCAGCAGTGTCTTGAGTGGATGGCAACCCAATGA
- a CDS encoding acyl-CoA dehydrogenase family protein yields the protein MSELLSELISERQATLPDQQQTTGWLSLADSLGKQFAARETEADESDLFVAENIARLKAAGLAAAGVPTDLGGGGASFAEMSAVLRLLGRHSSSTALAFSMHTHQVMIPAWRWQHQKAPVDGLLKRVAAEQLILLSSGGSDWLQSSGTAMKVEGGFLITACKRFASGAPAANLLMTSAVYDDPEAGSTVLHFAVPMNAPGVAIEPTWEAMGMRGTGSHDVILSEVFIPDSAIALRRVPGKWHFIFHLTSMIAIPLIYSVYVGVAEAARDRAVQLAMRRPDEHLCYRVGGLDNELTAAKLALQHMISTAETSQPSLETTNQIMTGRSLVAKAVLNVADTAMEVAGGSAFYRKLGLEKLFRDLQGSRYHPLREDAQRQLSGQLALEWNLASL from the coding sequence ATGTCAGAACTCCTATCAGAACTAATTTCAGAACGACAGGCAACCCTGCCCGATCAACAGCAAACGACAGGTTGGTTATCCCTCGCAGACTCTTTGGGCAAACAGTTTGCCGCCAGAGAAACGGAAGCGGACGAATCCGATTTATTTGTTGCCGAGAATATCGCTCGCTTGAAAGCGGCTGGATTGGCGGCTGCGGGGGTTCCTACTGACTTGGGAGGCGGCGGAGCCAGCTTTGCTGAAATGTCTGCGGTACTGCGGCTTCTGGGACGCCATAGCAGCTCGACTGCCCTTGCCTTTTCCATGCATACCCACCAGGTCATGATTCCCGCCTGGCGATGGCAGCACCAAAAAGCTCCCGTAGACGGATTACTCAAGCGGGTAGCGGCTGAACAGCTTATTTTGCTCAGCAGTGGTGGCTCGGACTGGTTGCAGAGCAGCGGGACAGCAATGAAAGTAGAGGGCGGATTTTTGATCACAGCTTGCAAGCGATTCGCCAGCGGTGCGCCTGCTGCCAATTTGCTCATGACCAGCGCCGTGTATGACGACCCGGAGGCAGGGTCAACCGTCCTACATTTTGCAGTTCCCATGAATGCCCCAGGCGTCGCGATCGAACCAACCTGGGAAGCGATGGGAATGCGGGGGACAGGCTCCCATGATGTCATTCTCTCGGAGGTGTTTATCCCGGATAGCGCTATTGCGTTACGGCGGGTTCCCGGCAAGTGGCATTTTATTTTTCATCTCACCTCGATGATTGCTATCCCGCTAATTTACTCCGTTTACGTTGGAGTGGCAGAAGCGGCACGCGATCGGGCTGTGCAGCTCGCAATGAGACGACCGGATGAACACCTCTGCTATAGGGTAGGCGGTTTAGACAACGAACTCACGGCGGCAAAGCTAGCCCTTCAGCACATGATTTCCACTGCCGAAACCAGTCAGCCCAGCCTGGAAACGACGAATCAAATCATGACGGGACGATCGCTCGTTGCGAAAGCCGTTCTTAACGTGGCGGATACAGCAATGGAAGTTGCCGGAGGAAGTGCATTCTATCGCAAGCTGGGGCTGGAAAAGCTGTTCCGGGATTTGCAGGGATCTCGCTACCATCCTTTACGAGAGGACGCTCAGCGTCAGCTGTCGGGTCAATTGGCGCTGGAATGGAATCTGGCTTCCCTATGA
- a CDS encoding winged helix-turn-helix transcriptional regulator, translating to MRRGYGQFCPVAKAAEVLGDRWNPLVLREMLYGHRYFNDISRGVPLMSRALLVQRLKELEKLGIIASHEKETGQGYEYLLTPAGEALRPIIEAMGVWAQQWGSEQISPEDLDDALLMWGMRRRINLKAVPPQKIVLQFDFRGLTKGRKTHRSWWLLIEDGEVDVCQKDPGYEVSVLISADLSAFTHLWMGYLPLSLALKQETIVFEGDRDLVQQVPSWLYLNGEWRYGLGIDSSAAQLMQDRFMQIDRTANASQ from the coding sequence ATGAGAAGGGGTTATGGGCAATTCTGTCCGGTGGCAAAGGCTGCCGAAGTGCTGGGCGATCGCTGGAATCCCCTGGTGCTGCGAGAAATGCTGTATGGTCATCGCTACTTCAACGACATCAGCAGAGGGGTGCCCTTAATGTCGCGGGCGCTGCTGGTACAGAGACTTAAAGAGCTGGAGAAACTGGGAATTATTGCGAGTCACGAAAAAGAAACGGGGCAGGGATACGAGTATTTGCTCACCCCCGCAGGAGAAGCGTTGCGTCCCATTATTGAGGCAATGGGCGTGTGGGCGCAGCAGTGGGGCAGCGAGCAGATTTCCCCCGAAGACCTGGACGATGCTTTGCTGATGTGGGGCATGAGACGACGAATCAACCTCAAGGCAGTCCCGCCGCAAAAAATTGTGCTTCAGTTTGACTTTCGCGGCTTAACCAAAGGACGCAAAACCCATCGAAGCTGGTGGCTGTTAATTGAGGATGGGGAGGTAGACGTTTGCCAGAAAGATCCGGGCTATGAGGTCAGCGTTTTAATCTCGGCGGATCTCAGCGCCTTTACTCATTTGTGGATGGGATATCTGCCGCTCAGCCTTGCCCTGAAGCAGGAAACGATCGTTTTTGAGGGCGATCGCGATCTCGTTCAGCAAGTCCCAAGCTGGCTCTACCTGAATGGAGAGTGGCGCTACGGTCTGGGCATTGACTCGTCAGCAGCTCAGCTCATGCAGGACAGGTTTATGCAGATTGACCGGACGGCTAACGCAAGCCAGTAA